One segment of Meriones unguiculatus strain TT.TT164.6M chromosome 3, Bangor_MerUng_6.1, whole genome shotgun sequence DNA contains the following:
- the Fgf5 gene encoding fibroblast growth factor 5 isoform X2: MSLSLLFLLFCSHLILSAWAHGEKRLTPEGQPAAPRNPGDSSGSRGRSSATSSASFPAAASPGSQGSGPEHSSFQWSPSGRRTGSLYCRVGIGFHLQIYPDGKVNGSHEASVLSQIHRRL; encoded by the coding sequence ATGAGCTTGTCcttgctcttcctcctcttctgcagccACCTGATCCTCAGCGCTTGGGCTCACGGGGAGAAGCGTCTCACACCCGAAGGGCAACCGGCGGCTCCCAGGAACCCGGGCGACTCTAGCGGCAGCCGGGGCAGAAGTAGCGCGACGtcttctgcctccttcccagCCGCGGCTTCCCCGGGCAGTCAGGGAAGCGGCCCGGAGCACAGCAGTTTCCAGTGGAGCCCTTCGGGGCGCCGGACCGGCAGCCTGTACTGCAGAGTGGGCATCGGGTTCCATCTGCAGATCTACCCGGATGGCAAAGTCAACGGCTCCCACGAAGCCAGTGTCTTAA